In the genome of Neofelis nebulosa isolate mNeoNeb1 chromosome 6, mNeoNeb1.pri, whole genome shotgun sequence, one region contains:
- the FOXF2 gene encoding forkhead box protein F2 — protein sequence MTTEGGPPPPPPRPPPAPLRRACSPAPGALQAALMSPPPAAAALETTSSSSSSSSASCASSSSASNSASASSAACKSAGGGGGGASAGSGGAKKASSGLRRPEKPPYSYIALIVMAIQSSPSKRLTLSEIYQFLQARFPFFRGAYQGWKNSVRHNLSLNECFIKLPKGLGRPGKGHYWTIDPASEFMFEEGSFRRRPRGFRRKCQALKPMYHRVVSGLGFGASLLPQGFDFQAPPSAPLGCHGQGGYGGLDMMPAGYDASTGAPSHAHPHHHHHHHVPHMSPNPGSTYMASCPVPAGPGGVGTAGGGGGGDYGPDSSSSPVPSSPAMASAIECHSPYTSPAAHWSSPGASPYLKQPPSLTPSSNPAASAGLHSSMSSYSLEQSYLHQNAREDLSVGLPRYQHHSTPVCDRKDFVLNFNGISSFHPSASGPYYHHHHHQSVCQDIKPCVM from the exons ATGACCACCGAGGgcgggccgccgccgcccccgccgcgcccgccgccgGCCCCGCTCCGCCGCGCGTGCAGCCCGGCCCCCGGCGCGCTCCAGGCAGCCTTGATgagcccgccgcccgccgccgccgccctggAGACCACCTCGTCGTCTTCGTCGTCGTCCTCCGCCTCctgtgcctcctcctcctccgcctccaaCTCGGCCAGCGCCTCCTCGGCAGCCTGCAAgagcgcgggcggcggcggcggcggcgcgagCGCGGGGAGCGGGGGCGCCAAGAAGGCGAGCTCGGGGCTGCGGCGGCCAGAGAAGCCTCCCTACTCGTACATCGCGCTCATCGTCATGGCCATACAGAGCTCGCCCAGCAAGCGCCTGACACTCAGCGAGATCTACCAGTTCCTGCAGGCGCGCTTTCCCTTCTTCCGCGGCGCCTACCAGGGCTGGAAGAACTCCGTGCgccacaatctctctctcaacgAGTGTTTCATCAAGCTGCCCAAGGGCCTCGGGCGACCCGGCAAGGGTCACTACTGGACCATCGACCCAGCCAGTGAGTTCATGTTCGAGGAAGGCTCGTTCCGCCGCCGGCCGCGCGGCTTCAGGCGGAAATGCCAGGCGCTCAAGCCCATGTACCACCGCGTAGTGAGCGGCTTGGGCTTTGGGGCCTCACTGTTGCCGCAGGGCTTCGACTTCCAGGCGCCCCCATCGGCGCCGCTCGGTTGCCACGGGCAGGGTGGCTACGGCGGCCTCGACATGATGCCCGCGGGCTATGACGCAAGCACAGGCGCCCCGAGCCACGCGCACCcgcaccaccaccatcaccaccacgtCCCGCATATGTCGCCCAACCCGGGCTCCACCTACATGGCCAGTTGCCCTGTGCCCGCCGGGCCTGGGGGCGTCGGCACGGCTGGGGGTGGCGGCGGAGGGGACTACGGCCcggacagcagcagcagcccagTGCCCTCATCCCCAGCAATGGCAAGCGCCATCGAGTGCCACTCTCCCTACACGAGCCCTGCGGCGCACTGGAGCTCGCCCGGCGCCTCGCCTTACCTCAAGCAGCCGCCCTCCCTGACTCCCAGCAGCAACCCCGCGGCCTCTGCAGGCCTGCATTCGAGCATGTCCTCCTACTCGCTGGAGCAGAGCTACCTGCACCAGAACGCCCGCGAGGACCTCTCAG tGGGACTGCCTCGATACCAGCATCACTCTACCCCAGTGTGCGACAGAAAAGATTTTGTCCTCAACTTTAATGGCATTTCTTCTTTCCATCCCTCTGCAAGCGGGCCAtattatcaccatcaccaccaccagagCGTCTGCCAGGATATTAAGCCCTGTGTCATGTga